Proteins from a genomic interval of Cryptococcus neoformans var. grubii H99 chromosome 8, complete sequence:
- a CDS encoding GDP-mannose transporter 2: protein MASYTPSSSRPHTPLGLSPRGSYTNLASAAAYDASSPGGHGAKDEKERLRAEREVQEALLKAQDGVEKAKKEEACMPASTTVLPILSYCVASIMMTVVNKFVVSGRQFTMTFLLLAIQSFVCVACVWSAKRIGIINFRDWDMNDAKAWFPVSSLLVAVIYTGSKSLQFLSIPVYTIFKNLTIILIAYGEVIWFGGHVTPLTLCSFFLMVGSSVIAAWADISTTLSKLSAGVAVVDPISGADVPLSSISVLDTMNVGYLWMFINCLASAGYVLFMRKRIKVTGFKDWDSMFYNNLLSIPVLFIFSLVIEDWGAASFSRNFPEEGRVFLLSAIAFSGAAAVFISYSTAWCVRICGATTYSLVGALNKLPVAASGILFFGDPMNFGNVSAILVGGVSGIVYAVAKTNQAKVEKSKQARGGDSKA from the exons ATGGCTTCCTACAcgccctcctcttcccgccCACATACCCCTCTGGGTCTCTCTCCCAGAGGCTCATACACCAACCTCGCCTCTGCCGCCGCGTACGACGCGTCTTCCCCCGGAGGACATGGTGCgaaagatgagaaggagaggctgAGGGCAGAGCGTGAAGTACAAGAAGCATTGTTGAAAGCCCAGGATGGCgtggagaaggccaagaaggaagaggcatgcatgcctgCAAGCACTACTG TACTGCCCATCCTGAGCTACTGTGTTGCATCGATTATGATGACCGTTGTGAACAAGTTTGTGGTATCAGGTCGACAGTTTACAATGACATTTTTGC TCCTTGCTATCCAATCCTTCGTCTGTGTTGCGTGTGTATGGAGCGCCAAGCGCATAGGCATCATCAACT TCCGTGACTGGGACATGAACGATGCCAAAGCGTGGTTTCCAGTGTCGTCCCTTCTCGTCGCCGTCATTTACACTGGCTCTAAATCGCTCCAGTTCCTCTCTATCCCTGTCTACAC AATCTTCAAGAACCTtaccatcatcctcatcgcGTATGGCGAAGTCATCTGGTTTGGCGGGCACGTGACCCCTCTCACGCTTTGttcattcttcctcatgGTCGGTTCATCCGTCATCGCTGCATGGGCCGacatctccaccaccctctcGAAGTTATCAGCCGGTGTCGCCGTTGTGGACCCCATCTCTGGCGCAGATGTTCCTCTTTCAAGCATTAGCGTGCTGGATACGATGAACGTGGGTTACTTGTGGATGTTTATCAACTGCTTGGCTTCGGCCGGCTATGTTCTCTTTATGAGGAAACGTATCAAGGTGACTGGATTCAAAGACTGGGATTCAATGTTTTACAACAACTTGCTTTCTATCCCTGTTTTGTTTATCTTTTCTCTCGTCATCGAAGACTGGGGAGCtgcctctttctctcgcAACTT TCCTGAAGAAGGCCGagtcttccttctctccgcTATCGCCTTTTCCGGCGCCGCCGCCGTCTTCATCTCATATTCCACCGCATGGTGCGTCCGTATCTGCGGCGCGACGACATACTCCCTCGTCGGCGCTCTGAACAAACTCCCTGTCGCGGCGAGCGGGATTTTATTCTTTGGAGACCCGATGAACTTTGGGAACGTGAGCGCTATTTTGGTTGGAGGCGTAAGTGGAATTGTTTATGCGGTGGCCAAGACGAATCAGGCAAAGGTGGAAAAGTCAAAGCAGGCGAGAGGAGGGGATAGTAAGGCGTAA
- a CDS encoding aconitate hydratase, mitochondrial — protein sequence MLRLIRTHQPLQCRGLATIHSRIQGSPLEPSTFIDYERVSQQIAQVRKRHGKPLTLAEKILYGHLEDPSAQELKRGSSQLRLRPKRVALHDANAQMALLQYMTTGIPRVRVPTSVHTDHLITAREGAGPDMDRAIAANKEVYDFLQTACAKYGIAFWKPGAGILHQVIFEQYAYPGGLMIGSDSHTPNAAGLGMLGIGVGGMEAVDVMAGLAYEVKHPNIIGVNLTGKLGPWSTTKDIILKLASILTVRGGTGSIIEYFGPGAHSLSATGMGTVGNMGAEVGATCSVFPFNKGMADYLELTGRSTIARTAENYRDDLKADEGAVYDQLIDINLSELEPHINGPFTPDLSWPISGMGEAVKSTDWPTNISAALIGSCTNSSYEDLSRAASIAKQATEAGLTAKTDFFISPGSEEIRSTVSRDGVLEELQKAGGMVLANACGACVGQWERPSMKKGMKNTIVSSFNRNFVGRQDGNPGTHSFVASPELVTAMAFSGDLNFNPMKDNIQLPDGTHFRFTPPQGPPLPEKGYERTLQFYDEPPMDGSSVDLAVDPNSSRIQLIKPFGAWDGKGEQDLTMLIKVRGKCTTDHISAAGPWYKYRGHLQNISQNLLIGAINDENGKANCIRNVDTGEFGTVPATAEYYRDTNRKWAILAGDNYGEGSSREAAALSPRYMGGFAVIARSMARIHETNLKKQGLLPLFFRNPADYDKIMPGAQLKLSNLQVLAPGSPVYLIYINAGQEPIQVELFHSLTDRQITWFKAGSGLNTLRPKD from the exons ATGTTGCGACTCATACGAACTCATCAGCCATTACAATGCCGAGGGTTGGCCACTATTCATTCGAGGATACAAGGCAGTCCGCTCGAGCCTAGCACATTCATTGACTACGAGAGAGTATCACAGCAGATTGCACAAGTGCGGAAGAG ACATGGAAAGCCTCTAACGCTCGCCGAGAAGATCTTATATGGACATCTCGAAGATCCAAGCGCTCAAGAGCTTAAGCGTGGTTCCTCGCAGCTCAGACTGAGACCAAAA CGTGTGGCTCTTCATG ATGCCAATGCCCAAATGGCTTTGCTACAG TACATGACCACTGGTATTCCCAGAGTCCGTGTACCTACATCTGTTCACACCGACCATCTGATTACCGCCCGAGAAGGAGCCGGGCCAGACATGGACCGCGCCATTGCGGCGAACAAGGAGGTGTATGATTTTTTGCAGACAGCTTGTGCCAAG TACGGGATTGCTTTCTGGAAGCCTGGAGCCGGCATTCTTCACCAAGTGATTTTCGAGCAATACGCCTACCCCGGAGGTCTCATGATCGGCTCCGACTCGCACACTCCCAACGCTGCAGGACTTGGTATGTTAGGTATTGGTGTAGGCGGTATGGAGGCAGTCGACGTGATGGCCGGTTTGGCTTATGAGGTGAAACATCCCAATATTATTGGTGTCAATCTCACTGGCAAGCTCGGGCCATGGTCAACAACGAAGGATATCATTCTAAAATTGGCATCCATCTTGACAGTCCGTGGCGGCACAGGCTCGATCATTGAATATTTTGGGCCCGGTGCTCACAGTCTTTCGGCTACGGGTATGGGCACCGTTGGAAACATGGGCGCAGAAGTTGGGGCTACATGCAGCGTCTTCCCATTCAACAAAGGAATGGCTGATTATCTGGAGTTGACTGGACGATCTACAATTGCGAGGACAGCAGAGAACTACAGGGACGACTTGAAGGCAGATGAAGGAGCCGTATATGACCAATTAATTGATATC AATTTGTCCGAACTCGAACCCCACATCAATGGTCCTTTCACTCCCGATCTCTCCTGGCCAATTTCCGGCATGGGTGAAGCCGTTAAGAGTACCGACTGGCCAACGAACATTAGTGCAGCTCTCATCGGATCCTGCACCAACTCTTCTTACGAAGACTTATCCCGAGCCGCCTCTATTGCTAAGCAGGCTACAGAGGCGGGCCTTACAGCGAAAACCGATTTTTTTATAAGTCCGGGATCTGAGGAAATTCGATCCACCGTTTCGAGAGATGGAGTTTTGGAGGAGCTACAGAAGGCTGGAGGAATGGTCTTAGCGAACGCATGCGGGGCCTGTGTCGGTCAATGGGAGAGGCcatcgatgaagaagggcatGAAGAACACGA TTGTTTCTTCATTCAACCGCAACTTTGTCGGTCGGCAAGATGGCAATCCGGGAACACATTCTTTTGTTGCTAGCCCAGAG CTTGTGACCGCCATGGCTTTTTCTGGGGATTTAAATTTCAATCCTATGAAGGATAACATTCAGCTTCCCGACGGCACACACTTCCGTTTTACTCCTCCTCAAGGGCCTCCCCTCCCCGAGAAGGGTTACGAGCGCACTTTGCAATTCTATGACGAGCCGCCTATGGACGGATCGAGTGTTGATCTGGCGGTAGATCCAAACTCCAGCAGGATCCAGCTTATCAAGCCGTTCGGGGCatgggatggaaagggcGAGCAAGATTTGACCATGTTGATCAAAGTGAGGGGAAAATGCA CAACGGACCATATTTCTGCTGCAGGGCCTTGGTACAAATACAGGGGGCATCTACAGAACATCTCTC AAAATCTTTTGATCGGCGCAATCAATGATGAGAAT GGCAAAGCCAACTGTATACGAAACGTAGATACTGGAGAATTTGGAACTGTCCCCGCTACAGCCGA GTATTACCGTGACACTAACCGGAAGTGGGCCATCTTGGCGGGCGATAACTATGGGGAAGGCTCATCTCGTGAGGCTGCCGCTTTATCGCCTCGATACATGGGTGGCTTTGCTGTTATTGCTCGCTCAATGGCCCGTATACACGAGACA AACTTGAAAAAGCAAGGTCTTTTGCCCCTTTTCTTCCGTAACCCGGCCGATTATGACAAGATTATGCCAGGAGCACAG CTCAAGCTGTCTAACCTGCAAGTTTTGGCTCCCGGAAGCCCCGTTTACCTCATCTACATCAACGCAGGACAAGAACCCATTCAAGTTGAACTCTTCCACTCCTTAACTGACCGTCAGATCACATG GTTCAAGGCAGGTTCAGGTCTGAATACTCTTCGTCCCAAAGACTGA
- a CDS encoding tricarboxylate transporter, variant, whose amino-acid sequence MSQLGSRGHHAIAQLSPSVVIKDTLARRGITGFYRGCSPVIAGNALKAGTRFFTYESIRDLLRGPDGKLSTASNVLAGVGAGCVESIVAVTPSEAIKTRLIESQRAGVVTQGGSIAIVGSMIRTESITSLYRGLVPTMMKQSANSAVRFTSYQAMKDYAVRKNGGHQPGNGTIMAIGAVAGVITVYATMPFDVVKTRMQQSSVRYKSTLDCLVRSFKDDGVLVFWRGASPRVSRLIVSGTVTFVIYENVLKSLQTLF is encoded by the exons ATGAGTCAGTTAGGCAGCCGTGGACACCATGCTATTGCCCAactctctccttcagttGTTATAAAAGACACCCTCGCCAGGCGAGGTATCACAGGGTTCTACCGAGGTTGTAGCCCTGTTATTGCTGGGAATGCCCTCAAGGCGGGCACCAGGTTCTTCACTTATGAATCTATCCGAGATTTACTCAGAGGGCCAGATGGGAAGTTGAGTACAGCAAGCAATGTTCTGGCAGGGGTTGGGGCTGGATGTGTAGAGAGTATTGTGGCGGTAACTCCTTCTGAAGCAATAAA GACTCGTTTAATAGAATCACAAAGAGCAGGTGTAGTGACTCAAGGGGGATCAATCGCAATCGTTGGAAGCATGATCCGAACTGAAAGTATCACAAGCTTGTACCGGGGTTTGGTTCCCACT ATGATGAAGCAAAGTGCCAACTCGGCAGTGCGATTCACCTCCTACCAAGCCATGAAAGATTACGCagtgaggaagaatgggggCCACCAGCCAGGTAATGGAACCATCATGGCCATCGGTGCAGTGGCCGGTGTCATCACAGTCT ATGCTACAATGCCCTTCGA CGTTGTGAAGACCCGAATGCAGCAATCATCGGTCAGATACAAGTCAACGTTAGACTGCCTGGTCCGATCGTTCAAGGACGATGGTGTACTTGTGTTCTGGAGAGGAGCGTCCCCCCGAGTTTCTCGACTAATCGTGTCTGGTACTGTAACGTTTGTCATCTACGAGAATGTGCTCAAGAGTCTTCAGACTCTGTTTTAG
- a CDS encoding amidohydrolase 2 — protein sequence MPSLVSTAPIRTDQPCPPGSWDVHHHIFDLDKFPLAPTRHFTPSSAPLHSFETFQHSMGIDHACIAHGLSFGTDPSSLLYYLKYFNGTGRAYACIDIEKTTDEQIQSMKDQGVKGIRIDYHLHKAQHDKEQQIRCMKRYADRIAPFGWGLQTYHPHPEYYDSLAPIIASLPVSMVIDHFGGLKTASLLEFQGIDTLSFDVTAQPGLKALCSLLEDRKLWIKLSAPYRCSEDPTFEDMKPVVRALVDANPDRVLYGSDWPHTQPFHRRPKGLKGEDVETFLDFDDKAWVNKLKTWLNDEEWDKLMVKNPRVFIGYEGKD from the exons ATGCCCTCCCTCGTTTCTACCGCCCCTATCAGAACTGATCAGCCTTGTCCCCCCGGCAGCTGGGACGTTCATCACCATATATTCGACCTCGACAAGTTTCCACTAGCTCCGACTCGTCATTtcactccttcttcagcgcctcttcattctttcGAGACTTTTCAGCACTCTATGGGTATTGACCATGCCTGTATTGCGCATGGTCTATCATTCGGCACTGATCCCAGCTCTTTGCTTTACTATCTCAAGTATTTCAATGGAACTGGACGAGCATACGCCTGCATTGATATCGAGAAAACGACGGACGAGCAAATACAATCGATGAAAGACCAG GGAGTGAAGGGCATCCGTATCGACTATCACCTCCACAAAGCCCAGCATGACAAGGAGCAGCAAATCCGATGCATGAAACGTTACGCCGACCGTATCGCACCTTTCGGCTGGGGTCTTCAGACttatcatcctcatcccgAATACTATGATTCCCTTGCTCCCATAATCGCCTCTCTCCCCGTGTCCATGGTCATCGACCATTTTGGCGGACTAAAAACAGCATCGTTACTCGAGTTTCAAGGCATTGACACCTTATCTTTTGACGTCACCGCACAGCCTGGGTTGAAAGCACTCTGTAGCCTGTTGGAAGACAGAAAGCTTTGGATAAAGCTATCGGCTCCTTACCGATGTTCCGAGGACCCAACATTTGAGGACATGAAGCCCGTCGTACGAGCTCTTGTTGACGCGAACCCTGATCGAGTGCTGTACGGCTCTGATTGGCCGCACACTCAGCCTTTCCACAGGCGTCCCAAGGGGCTGAAGGGTGAGGATGTGGAGACGTTCTTGGATTTTGATGATAAGGCATGGGTGAACAAATTGAAAACTTGGCTTAATGACGAAGAATGGGACAAGTTGATGGTCAAAAATCCGCGAGTTTTCATTGGATATGAAGGCAAGGATTAG
- a CDS encoding nuclear protein, which produces MPHASSSRSNAMRGRSSPPRTAEGSDERKHKRKRAAYSCTECTKAKAKCDRQQPCARCVSRRVPNLCHYLVNGYEDPIELSKDVQTRLIRIESLLVQSMSSRSRPLEGKSPTKALVESTPSSVLSISMDRPKRTGYVTRGRYYGPSAMAYVGDDSAIDIMRALDVPDPETPEAGDGEDKRPPRALVDILHELPQRTWCDELIQLYFDNINLTRYPIRRGPLMQTYEALWQGLGTFSLDTWIIHRLPLIFIVLAISALSAPLATLHIDSTLPASQAAEKRLAKASELYQASRRASAYSDSLISGRGDIILVMSDLLTVRYLILARRAPDALPALGTAVFRAQALGLHRHSVVAGKLPPEDLQERRLVWSYVYHMDRYCALLLGRPVGISDRSCDTEPPLNLDDENIVQPMSNLTLNTFLVCRHSLAHIMSRIAEEAYQLGEPSYDVIDSIEDALQDWASNLPSGLRLKSYGQNDDDNVDANTHPALIIHRHFASTEYNFARISLHRPYLARPDPDNQYARSREACLQAAMDDLWARTKFTVPGMDNLSTGSYRVTNSLVILGLSLLSNPSPDTLRMINQCLSDFMTARKGNGNLLDEVKIKEIAMMEMLRSKTDQGLSHANSRAPSPHVHLQANASLSNTLAADEGQSLATLPVIEPNASNLAPISDPSVQSMFDQFWGLQPAFDLYGGGPFGTYRGDYGEMSWDNFSTLIENAGGGTGD; this is translated from the exons ATGCCGCAcgcatcatcttcaagatcGAATGCCatgagaggaagatcatCACCTCCGCGAACAGCCGAAGGATCAGATGAACGCAAAcacaaaagaaaaagggcaGCATACAGCTGCACAGAATGCACAAAGGCGAAAGCAAAG TGTGACCGACAGCAGCCTTGCGCAAGATGCGTCTCACGAAGAGTGCCGAACCTTTGTCATTATTTAGTTAATGG GTATGAGGATCCTATAGAATTGTCGAAAGATGTCCAGACTCGTCTCATACGTATTGAATCACTCCTCGTGCAATCAATGTCATCCCGATCTCGTCCTTTAGAGGGAAAAAGCCCCACAAAGGCCCTTGTAGAATCGACGCCGTCTTCTGTGCTGTCAATATCTATGGATCGTCCAAAGAGGACTGGGTATGTCACTCGCGGAAGATATTATGGCCCATCGGCTATGGCGTACGTTGGGGACGACTCGGCTATAGATATCATGCGAGCTTTAGAT GTGCCGGATCCAGAAACCccagaagcaggagatggtgaagaCAAGCGTCCACCTCGAGCGTTGGTAGATATTCTGCATGAGCTGCCTCAGAGGACATGGTGTGATGAACTGATACAACTGTATTTTGACAACATCAA CTTAACACGCTACCCCATCCGCCGTGGACCTTTGATGCAGACTTATGAAGCGCTCTGGCAAGGCCTTGGGACTTTCTCGCTAGACACTTGGATTATTCATCGACTGCCTCTTATTTTTATCGTTCTTGCCATCTCAGCTCTTTCCGCGCCTCTTGCTACACTCCACATCGACTCCACTTTGCCTGCATCCCAAGCGGCCGAAAAACGCCTTGCAAAGGCTAGCGAGTTGTATCAAGCTTCCCGACGGGCCTCGGCGTATTCAGACAGTCTCATTAGCGGGCGGGGAGATATCATATTGGTCATGTCAGATCTGCTGACAGTCCGATATCTCATCTTGGCTCGCCGTGCTCCTGATGCCCTGCCAGCTCTGGGAACGGCAGTCTTCAGGGCGCAGGCCCTAGGTTTACATCGGCATTCTGTTGTTGCAGGGAAATTGCCACCAGAGGATCTACAAGAAAGGAGGCTAGTCTGGAG CTATGTATACCATATGGATCGATATTGCGCATTGCTTTTGGGGAGACCTGTAGGCATCTCTGATCGCTCATGCGACACAGAACCTCCTCTCAATCTCGACGATGAAAACATTGTTCAGCCCATGTCAAATTTGACTTTGAACACTTTCCTCGTCTGCCGCCATTCGCTTGCTCATATAATGAGTCGTATTGCCGAAGAGGCTTATCAGCTTGGAGAACCTTCTTACGATGTAATTGATAGCATCGAGGATGCCTTGCAGGATTGGGCTTCTAATCTTCCTTCCGGCTTGCGACTCAAATCATATGGCcagaatgatgatgataacGTTGACGCGAATACCCATCCCGCGTTAATCATTCATCGTCATTTTGCTTCAACAGAGTATAACTTTGCCAGGATCAGTCTACATCGTCCCTATCTTGCCCGCCCTGATCCTGATAACCAGTACGCTCGAAGTCGAGAGGCTTGTCTGCAGGCGGCGATGGACGACTTGTGGGCTCGGACCAAGTTCACAGTACCAGGTATGGATAATTTGAGTACGGGTTCATACCGTGTGACGAATTCATTGGTTATTCTAGG CCTTTCACTGTTATCGAACCCTAGTCCGGATACCCTGCGAATGATCAACCAATGCCTATCAGACTTCATGACTGCCAGGAAAGGTAATGGCAATTTGCTAGACGAGGTCAAAATCAAAGAAATCGCAATGATGGAAATGCTCCGCTCAAAAACTGATCAGGGTCTATCGCATGCCAACAGTCGGGCACCCTCTCCGCAtgttcatcttcaagcaaATGCTAGTCTTTCGAATACTCTCGCAGCGGATGAAGGGCAATCCCTAGCGACTTTGCCAGTGATTGAGCCCAATGCATCAAACCTGGCACCCATTTCCGATCCATCGGTACAATCCATGTTTGATCAATTCTGGGGCCTTCAACCTGCATTTGATTTGTACGGAGGCGGTCCGTTTGGTACATATAGAGGTGATTATGGGGAAATGAGCTGGGATAATTTTAGTACGCTCATAGAGAATGCTGGAGGTGGTACGGGAGATTGA
- a CDS encoding tricarboxylate transporter, which yields MSNSKKQHPSALPLLAGASAGMSESFITYPTEYVKTMSQLGSRGHHAIAQLSPSVVIKDTLARRGITGFYRGCSPVIAGNALKAGTRFFTYESIRDLLRGPDGKLSTASNVLAGVGAGCVESIVAVTPSEAIKTRLIESQRAGVVTQGGSIAIVGSMIRTESITSLYRGLVPTMMKQSANSAVRFTSYQAMKDYAVRKNGGHQPGNGTIMAIGAVAGVITVYATMPFDVVKTRMQQSSVRYKSTLDCLVRSFKDDGVLVFWRGASPRVSRLIVSGTVTFVIYENVLKSLQTLF from the exons atgagCAACAGCAAGAAGCAGCACCCGTCGGCCTTGCCTCTCCTGGCTGGTGCCAGCGCTGGTATGTCAGAGTCCTTTATCACCTAT CCGACTGAGTATGTGAAGACGATGAGTCAGTTAGGCAGCCGTGGACACCATGCTATTGCCCAactctctccttcagttGTTATAAAAGACACCCTCGCCAGGCGAGGTATCACAGGGTTCTACCGAGGTTGTAGCCCTGTTATTGCTGGGAATGCCCTCAAGGCGGGCACCAGGTTCTTCACTTATGAATCTATCCGAGATTTACTCAGAGGGCCAGATGGGAAGTTGAGTACAGCAAGCAATGTTCTGGCAGGGGTTGGGGCTGGATGTGTAGAGAGTATTGTGGCGGTAACTCCTTCTGAAGCAATAAA GACTCGTTTAATAGAATCACAAAGAGCAGGTGTAGTGACTCAAGGGGGATCAATCGCAATCGTTGGAAGCATGATCCGAACTGAAAGTATCACAAGCTTGTACCGGGGTTTGGTTCCCACT ATGATGAAGCAAAGTGCCAACTCGGCAGTGCGATTCACCTCCTACCAAGCCATGAAAGATTACGCagtgaggaagaatgggggCCACCAGCCAGGTAATGGAACCATCATGGCCATCGGTGCAGTGGCCGGTGTCATCACAGTCT ATGCTACAATGCCCTTCGA CGTTGTGAAGACCCGAATGCAGCAATCATCGGTCAGATACAAGTCAACGTTAGACTGCCTGGTCCGATCGTTCAAGGACGATGGTGTACTTGTGTTCTGGAGAGGAGCGTCCCCCCGAGTTTCTCGACTAATCGTGTCTGGTACTGTAACGTTTGTCATCTACGAGAATGTGCTCAAGAGTCTTCAGACTCTGTTTTAG